Proteins found in one Choloepus didactylus isolate mChoDid1 chromosome 3, mChoDid1.pri, whole genome shotgun sequence genomic segment:
- the LOC119530563 gene encoding putative tripartite motif-containing protein 75 yields MAVAAALEALQAGASCPICLDYLRDPVTIECGHNFCRSCIQRSWEETQDRLPCPVCRHQCREWHFRSNAQLGKMSEIAKLLHITRSKRKRQEESRLCERHSQVLTLFCEEDLEVLCPLCAQHPAHQGHHVRPTEEAASHHRKRLSSDIASLKKQVAEMEKVKATQDRKPLELREKMETQRQKIFSEFEHLNQILEREQEAVLSRLADQQKEIQQKINTNLASFSDYISTLKSLQREVAEKSVMSEVKLLADIKSVYKRHEALKTPALYSFQLRREGCSLPPQYSALQKIKQKFTEDVTLDPETAHPNLLVSEDKKSVTFVKKKQRLHPNPKRFTCDLIVLGSEGFASGRHYWEVQVDDKPEWTVGVCKDSLSRKGKRHLAGQDRRWTIRLRDGDYVAEGSAPVTLQLTEKPRRIGIYLDYELGEISFYSLNERSHLHTFTDKFSEILKPYFCIAKDSKPLNICAVSDDE; encoded by the coding sequence ATGGCAGTAGCAGCAGCACTGGAAGCTCTGCAGGCAGGAGCCAGCTGTCCCATCTGCCTGGATTACCTGAGAGACCCCGTCACCATCGAATGTGGGCACAACTTCTGCCGCTCCTGCATCCAGCGGTCCTGGGAGGAAACACAGGACAGGCTCCCTTGCCCTGTCTGCCGCCACCAATGCCGAGAGTGGCACTTCAGGAGCAATGCCCAGCTGGGAAAGATGAGTGAAATCGCCAAGCTCCTCCACATCACcaggagcaagaggaagaggcaggaagagTCACGATTGTGTGAGAGGCACAGTCAGGTCCTGACCCTGTTCTGTGAGGAGGACCTAGAGGTGCTGTGTCCCCTGTGTGCTCAGCACCCGGCACACCAGGGCCACCACGTGAGGCCCACTGAGGAGGCTGCCTCTCACCACAGGAAAAGGCTCAGCAGTGACATTGCATCCTTGAAGAAACaagtggcagaaatggaaaaagtaaaagcCACCCAAGACAGAAAACCATTAGAACTGAGAGAGAAGATGGAAAcccagagacagaaaatattcTCAGAATTTGAGCACCTGAATCAGATTTTAGAACGTGAGCAAGAAGCAGTTCTGTCAAGGTTAGCTGATCAACAGAAGGAAATTCAACAGAAAATCAATACAAACCTAGCATCATTTTCTGACTACATCTCCACACTCAAAAGTTTACAAAGAGAGGTAGCAGAGAAGAGCGTGATGTCAGAAGTGAAGCTGCTGGCAGATATCAAGAGTGTCTACAAGAGGCATGAAGCTCTTAAAACTCCAGCCCTCTATTCTTTCCAGTTAAGGAGAGAAGGATGCAGTCTTCCTCCACAGTATTCTGCTCTgcagaaaattaaacagaaatttaCAGAAGATGTCACTCTCGATCCTGAAACAGCACACCCAAATCTGCTTGTCTCTGAGGATAAAAAGTCTGTGACATTTGTGAAGAAAAAGCAAAGGCTTCATCCTAATCCCAAGAGATTTACGTGTGATCTGATTGTCCTGGGTTCTGAAGGATTTGCTTCTGGCAGACACTATTGGGAGGTCCAAGTGGATGACAAGCCTGAGTGGACTGTGGGGGTTTGTAAAGACTCCCTTTCCAGGAAGGGAAAGCGACACCTGGCAGGACAGGACAGACGCTGGACAATCCGGCTCCGGGATGGAGACTATGTTGCAGAAGGCAGTGCTCCAGTCACTCTTCAGTTAACAGAAAAGCCCAGAAGAATTGGCATTTATCTGGACTATGAGTTGGGTGAGATTTCCTTTTATAGTTTGAATGAGAGGTCTCATCTCCACACTTTCACTGATAAATTTTCTGAAATACTCAAGCCTTACTTCTGTATTGCAAAAGATTCTAAACCTCTTAACATCTGTGCAGTATCAGATGATGAATGA
- the LOC119530561 gene encoding tripartite motif-containing protein 60-like: MAFTASFTDLQAEASCPLCWDFLRDPVTIDCGHNFCGSCITQCWEDLQDILPCPICLHHCLDRNLKKNRQLCHMTDIVKQLPTNWNKRKWQEEKPLCEKHSQVLTLFCEEDLELLCAQCQVSSDHRDHHLMPLEQAAATHRKKLRSYIEPLKKQVEDAEKGLEIQVSKSSELRVKVENQREELYSEFEQLKRFLGKEQDVIILKLQTEQMYAEKKLRENKVKFLEHIYTLKNLVSEIAEKCVQSELEFLTGIETIHTKHENLNTPAILSYELRKKDICSLEEYFNLHKIINTFKVNLTLDTETAHLRLVISEDKKSVTLGKMNPNLPYSLENFAFLPSVLSSQGFVFGRHYWQVEIRGKGEWDVGVCKASFPRNAITSPSPKDGCWGIRLWSYTCGAMDTIKSRQVGIFLDYELGQVSFYNLDNRCLIYAFSDTFKEKLFPYFSIGSASDLTIHMVTIE; this comes from the coding sequence ATGGCCTTTACAGCCTCCTTTACTGACCTCCAAGCAGAGGCCAGCTGCCCCCTCTGCTGGGATTTCCTGAGAGACCCAGTGACCATTGACTGTGGCCACAACTTCTGTGGCTCCTGCATCACACAGTGCTGGGAAGATCTGCAGGACATCCTCCCCTGTCCCATCTGCCTCCACCACTGCCTTGACAGGAACTTGAAGAAAAACAGGCAGTTATGTCACATGACTGATATTGTAAAGCAACTTCCCACTAATTGGAACAAGAGGAAATGGCAGGAAGAGAAACCCCTGTGTGAGAAACACAGTCAGGTTCTGACTCTGTTCTGTGAGGAGGATCTGGAGCTACTGTGTGCCCAGTGCCAAGTCTCCTCTGACCATCGGGATCACCACCTGATGCCTCTTGAGCAGGCTGCAGCTACTCACAGGAAGAAGCTCAGAAGCTACATTGAGCCTCTGAAGAAGCAAGTTGAAGATGCTGAAAAGGGGTTAGAAATCCAAGTATCAAAATCATCTGAATTGCGGGTAAAGGTAGAAAATCAGAGGGAGGAATTGTACTCTGAATTTGAACAACTTAAGCGTTTTTTGGGAAAAGAGCAGGatgtaattattttgaaattacagACAGAACAGATGTATGCTGAAAAAAAACTAagggaaaacaaagtaaaattcttAGAGCACATTTACACACTAAAAAATCTAGTGAGTGAAATAGCAGAGAAGTGTGTGCAGTCAGAACTGGAGTTCCTCACAGGTATTGAAACTATCCACACCAAGCATGAAAACCTGAACACTCCAGCAATCCTTTCATATGAATTAAGGAAAAAAGATATCTGTTCTCTTGAAGAATATTTTAACCTACACAAAATAATCAACACATTTAAGGTAAATTTGACACTAGATACTGAAACTGCTCACCTCAGACTTGTTATCTCAGAAGACAAAAAAAGTGTGACATTAGGAAAGATGAACCCAAACTTGCCTTACAGTCTTGAGAATTTTGCTTTTTTGCCATCTGTCCTGAGTTCTCAGGGATTTGTTTTTGGCAGGCACTATTGGCAGGTGGAAATAAGAGGCAAGGGGGAGTGGGATGTAGGTGTCTGTAAAGCATCTTTCCCCAGAAATGCTATTACATCACCATCCCCAAAAGATGGATGCTGGGGAATACGGCTCTGGTCTTACACCTGTGGTGCTATGGATACAATAAAATCCAGACAGGTAGGCATTTTTCTGGACTATGAGTTGGGACAGGTTTCATTTTACAATTTGGATAATAGGTGTCTCATTTATGCTTTCTCagatacatttaaagaaaaactttttccttatttctctatAGGATCTGCTTCAGATCTTACAATCCATATGGTAACCATTGAATGA